In Ruminiclostridium papyrosolvens DSM 2782, the following proteins share a genomic window:
- a CDS encoding GNAT family N-acetyltransferase, whose product MQELILVPMNSENFEEAKIMMEESFAASMKDFPENFEVDNDEVDEGPSLEGVLDRPEATPLVFYLEDNMVGGAVLNINEDNNNTLELFYIDWQCIDNGIGHRSWLEIEKKYPQTKTWNTVTPTCLMRNVHFYVNKCGFHIIKVEEPKSVESMFVFEKVMK is encoded by the coding sequence ATGCAGGAGTTAATTTTAGTACCAATGAATAGTGAAAACTTTGAGGAAGCAAAAATTATGATGGAAGAATCTTTTGCTGCTTCTATGAAAGACTTTCCGGAAAATTTTGAAGTGGATAATGATGAAGTAGACGAAGGCCCTTCTTTAGAAGGCGTACTTGATAGACCTGAGGCGACACCATTAGTTTTTTATCTGGAAGATAATATGGTAGGAGGTGCAGTTTTAAATATTAATGAAGACAATAATAATACATTGGAGCTGTTTTATATAGATTGGCAATGCATTGACAACGGGATCGGCCATAGGTCATGGCTGGAAATAGAGAAGAAGTATCCGCAGACTAAGACGTGGAATACGGTAACGCCGACTTGTTTGATGAGAAATGTACATTTTTATGTAAATAAATGCGGCTTTCATATTATTAAAGTAGAAGAACCCAAAAGCGTTGAATCAATGTTTGTGTTTGAAAAAGTTATGAAATAA
- the pssA gene encoding CDP-diacylglycerol--serine O-phosphatidyltransferase, with amino-acid sequence MFKKRIPVLLTLLNLSFGVLSILETLKGNFFISAIFILIAALMDRYDGRIARALEVSSEFGKELDSLSDLVSFGVAPALLVFNKFSFLGFDNLRTIGICSLLLYIICGSYRLAKYNISEFNGIFTGVPITLAGFIVALYVLIMPVKSSSSISSIFLLMILGYLMVSKFKFKKI; translated from the coding sequence ATGTTTAAGAAAAGGATACCTGTTTTACTTACATTATTAAATTTATCATTTGGAGTACTTTCAATACTTGAAACGTTAAAAGGAAATTTCTTTATAAGTGCTATATTTATACTTATTGCAGCTTTAATGGACAGATATGACGGCAGAATTGCAAGAGCTCTGGAAGTATCTAGTGAATTCGGCAAAGAACTGGATTCCTTATCGGATTTAGTTTCTTTTGGAGTTGCACCGGCTTTGTTAGTGTTTAATAAATTCAGTTTTTTGGGTTTTGACAATTTAAGAACTATTGGCATTTGTTCTTTATTGCTATACATAATATGTGGTTCCTATAGATTGGCAAAATATAATATTAGCGAATTTAATGGTATTTTTACTGGAGTACCGATAACACTTGCCGGTTTTATTGTGGCATTATATGTACTAATTATGCCTGTTAAAAGCAGTTCATCGATTTCGTCAATATTTTTATTGATGATACTTGGTTATTTAATGGTATCGAAATTTAAATTCAAGAAAATTTAG
- a CDS encoding CotH kinase family protein, producing MSTNKHFSKICITAMVLALTFAVVFMNGKSLGIKSIGKTSDYESRLFDTSKVHKINIVTDNWDSFLKSCENKKYSACSVIIDGENYKNVGICAKGDTSLTSVSKMKSSRYSLKIKFNQYDKAIKYHGLEKLSLNNMIFDNTYMKDYLTYRLMREFSVPAPLCSYTAISVNGKHWGLYLALEGVDKKFLKRNYGSNYGNLYKPGETNDIEERPDAQDNKENAAADSQEDNSDLGGNADSDTALNMWDEKESALDATKLVFKDENVESYAEIFESAKTKIKTSDKLRLIKSLKDISCNKKIESAINVDKVLRYFIVHNYVVNGDSYNGDTSHNYYLYEKDGVLSMLPWDYNLAFGAYDETTAINAVNDPIDTPLRIPKLSERPMLAWIFANQKYTKMYHQYYNDFLKSIDIKSIIEETENLIAPYVKKDPTKFCSTEKFIVGADTLKTFCKLRSESIRGQLDGKIPSTLEGQSAAKSRLIDASGISISDMGILVDTSN from the coding sequence ATGTCAACCAATAAACACTTTTCTAAAATCTGCATTACAGCAATGGTCTTGGCTCTGACGTTTGCGGTAGTATTCATGAATGGAAAAAGCTTGGGAATAAAATCTATTGGTAAAACTAGTGATTACGAAAGTCGTCTGTTTGATACATCAAAGGTTCATAAAATAAACATTGTTACGGATAATTGGGATAGCTTTCTAAAAAGCTGTGAAAATAAGAAGTATTCTGCCTGTTCGGTTATTATTGACGGGGAGAACTACAAAAATGTTGGAATCTGCGCAAAGGGTGATACTTCGCTTACATCTGTTTCAAAAATGAAAAGTAGCAGGTACAGCCTTAAGATAAAATTCAACCAGTACGATAAAGCTATAAAATATCATGGACTTGAGAAACTATCCCTGAACAATATGATTTTTGATAATACGTATATGAAAGACTATCTTACATATCGATTGATGCGGGAGTTTAGTGTTCCCGCGCCTCTTTGCAGCTATACTGCTATTTCGGTAAATGGTAAGCACTGGGGGCTATATCTGGCATTGGAAGGTGTGGATAAAAAGTTCCTTAAAAGAAACTATGGCAGTAATTATGGAAATCTGTACAAACCGGGGGAAACTAATGACATTGAAGAACGGCCTGATGCACAAGATAATAAGGAGAACGCTGCTGCAGATTCTCAAGAGGATAATTCTGATTTAGGGGGAAATGCTGATAGTGACACTGCATTGAATATGTGGGATGAAAAAGAATCGGCACTTGATGCTACAAAATTAGTATTTAAAGATGAAAATGTGGAAAGCTATGCTGAAATATTTGAATCTGCAAAGACAAAGATAAAAACATCGGATAAGTTACGACTTATTAAATCTCTTAAAGATATTAGCTGTAATAAAAAAATAGAAAGTGCTATAAATGTAGATAAGGTTCTTAGGTATTTTATAGTCCATAATTATGTGGTGAACGGCGACAGTTATAATGGAGACACTTCTCATAATTATTACTTGTACGAAAAAGATGGTGTATTGTCTATGCTGCCATGGGATTATAATCTTGCATTTGGCGCTTATGATGAAACAACCGCAATAAATGCAGTTAACGACCCGATTGATACTCCGTTACGCATACCCAAGCTCAGTGAACGACCTATGCTTGCATGGATTTTTGCAAACCAAAAATACACAAAGATGTATCATCAGTATTATAATGATTTTCTAAAATCCATAGATATTAAAAGTATTATTGAAGAAACAGAGAATCTGATTGCACCTTATGTAAAAAAGGATCCAACTAAATTTTGTTCTACGGAAAAGTTTATTGTGGGTGCAGACACTTTAAAGACGTTTTGTAAACTGCGCTCAGAAAGTATAAGAGGACAGCTTGACGGAAAAATTCCTTCTACTCTAGAAGGGCAGTCGGCCGCTAAAAGCAGACTGATTGATGCTTCGGGTATATCAATATCAGATATGGGAATATTGGTGGATACGAGTAATTAA